A region from the Medicago truncatula cultivar Jemalong A17 chromosome 6, MtrunA17r5.0-ANR, whole genome shotgun sequence genome encodes:
- the LOC112422653 gene encoding uncharacterized protein yields the protein MGTTDLLCQSLQKQSQDVVNAMLLVRSTKALIQDLRENGWDKLFANVVPFCEKHGIEIPDLNDCHSTTRFGRSRLEENQDGYKAFDVDTICTLVQKYYPMDFSDHEKMKLPFDLRHFLFDVRQSSTFKNLSTIQELCSCLAATGQNKEYFLIDKLLRLIMTLPVSTATTERYFSAMKIIKSKLRNKMGPGYLADSMSVYIEREISASISSESIIDDFKSLGKRKMSL from the exons ATGGGAACAACAGATTTGCTTTGTCAATCCTTGCAAAAACAATCTCAGGATGTTGTTAATGCTATGCTTTTGGTTCGTTCAACAAAAGCTCTTATTCAAGATTTGAGAGAAAATGGTTGGGATAAATTGTTTGCTAATGTGGTgcctttttgtgaaaaacatggtaTTGAAATTCCTGACCTCAATGATTGTCATTCAACAACAAGATTTGGGCGTTCTCGTCTTGAAGAGAATCAG GATGGATATAAAGCTTTTGATGTTGACACTATATGTACTCTTGTTCAAAAATATTATCCCATGGATTTTAGTGATCATGAGAAGATGAAATTGCCATTTGATCTTCGACATTTCCTTTTTGATGTTCGCCAATCATCAACTTTCAAGAATTTATCAACTATTCAAGAATTGTGCTCATGTTTGGCTGCCACTGGACAAAACAAAGAATACTTCTTGATTGATAAGTTGTTGCGCCTTATTATGACTCTTCCAGTTTCTACAGCCACAACAGAAAGATATTTTTCAGCAATGAAAATTATCAAGTCCAAGTTGAGAAACAAGATGGGCCCTGGGTATCTAGCAGATAGCATGTCAGTTTATATTGAAAGGGAAATTAGTGCATCTATTAGTTCCGAgtcaattattgatgatttcaagTCACTCGGAAAGCGTAAAATGTcactttaa
- the LOC112422518 gene encoding zinc finger MYM-type protein 1-like, protein MKSQTIYSFYKRKADDIEKDEEVIISKFCIVVDEARDESKKEQMAIVLRFVDKAGLMQERFFDAARVNDTSSLTLKEAICGILSRHNLDVSNIRGQGYDGASNMRGEWNGLQALFMKDCPYAYYVHCFAHRLQLALVTASREVTSIH, encoded by the coding sequence ATGAAGAGTCAAACAATCTATTCATTTTACAAGAGGAAGGCCGATGAtattgaaaaagatgaagaggttATAATTTCTAAATTTTGCATCGTTGTTGATGAAGCTCGTGATGAGTCAAAAAAGGAACAAATGGCTATTGTGTTAAGATTTGTTGATAAAGCTGGTTTGATGCAAGAGAGATTTTTTGATGCGGCACGTGTTAATGACACTTCTTCGTTAACTCTTAAGGAAGCAATATGTGGTATACTTTCTCGACATAACCTTGATGTTTCTAACATTCGTGGTCAAGGGTATGACGGTGCTAGCAATATGAGAGGAGAATGGAATGGTTTACAAGcactttttatgaaagattgtCCTTATGCTTACTATGTCCACTGTTTTGCTCATCGGTTGCAACTTGCCTTAGTTACTGCATCAAGAGAAGTTACATCAATTCATTAA